A stretch of Saccharothrix texasensis DNA encodes these proteins:
- a CDS encoding flavin-containing monooxygenase yields MPAETSHDTLVIGGGQAGLAMGQALAAAGQDFLILDAAAEIGSSWRRRWDSLRLFTPARHSGLPGLPFPGPADHMPGKDEVADYLAAYARRFSLPVRLGAAVRRLSRTEDGRFQVLTDHATHTARAVVVATGPFQRPAVPPFGQRLNSGITQIHTADYRNPGRLPSGPVLVVGAGNSGVQIAEELARTHRVTLAVGARQPALPQRLLGRDLFTWLESLGVMRVPADTRLGRRLRERDPLIGASLRRLRRQGVLVRNRVTSVREDRIHTADGHDIAPTTVVWATGYRADYSWLDIPGAVGTDGWPQQTAGVSPTPGLYFLGLPFQRNRGSALLGWVGRDAATLLGELITTTRTPYYESS; encoded by the coding sequence ATGCCTGCTGAGACCAGCCACGACACCCTGGTCATCGGCGGCGGCCAGGCCGGGCTCGCCATGGGCCAAGCGCTGGCCGCCGCCGGACAGGACTTCCTCATCCTCGACGCCGCCGCGGAGATCGGCTCGTCGTGGCGCCGCCGCTGGGACTCCCTGCGGCTGTTCACCCCAGCCCGGCACAGCGGGCTGCCGGGCCTACCATTTCCCGGTCCCGCCGACCACATGCCCGGCAAGGACGAGGTCGCCGACTACCTCGCCGCCTACGCGCGGCGCTTCAGCCTGCCTGTTCGACTGGGCGCCGCCGTTCGCCGGTTGTCGAGGACCGAAGACGGACGGTTCCAGGTCCTCACCGACCACGCGACCCACACCGCACGGGCAGTCGTGGTGGCCACCGGCCCCTTCCAGCGCCCCGCTGTCCCTCCTTTCGGACAGCGGTTGAACTCGGGAATCACCCAGATTCACACGGCCGACTACCGCAACCCCGGCCGACTGCCGAGCGGTCCGGTGCTCGTCGTGGGCGCCGGGAACTCCGGCGTGCAGATCGCCGAAGAACTCGCCCGCACCCACCGGGTGACCCTGGCGGTCGGTGCCCGGCAACCGGCCCTTCCACAACGCCTGCTCGGCCGCGACCTGTTCACGTGGCTGGAGTCGCTCGGCGTCATGCGGGTTCCCGCCGACACCCGTCTCGGCCGCCGCCTGCGCGAACGCGACCCGCTGATCGGCGCCAGCCTCCGGCGACTGCGTCGCCAAGGGGTACTCGTGCGCAACCGCGTCACCTCGGTGCGCGAAGACCGGATCCACACCGCCGATGGCCACGACATCGCCCCGACGACCGTGGTGTGGGCAACTGGGTACCGGGCGGACTACAGCTGGCTGGACATCCCGGGTGCGGTGGGCACCGACGGTTGGCCTCAGCAGACCGCGGGCGTCAGCCCGACCCCCGGCCTCTACTTCCTGGGCCTCCCCTTCCAACGCAACCGCGGTTCGGCGCTGCTCGGTTGGGTCGGCCGTGACGCGGCCACCCTGCTCGGTGAACTCATCACCACCACCCGCACGCCCTACTATGAATCATCGTAG
- a CDS encoding DUF3152 domain-containing protein: MALLSHELPPAPNPDPALFHAATASAELPPGGEFTAQGNKQWAVVPGTAPAIGGANLITYTIEVEEGVQVTGGLEGFATDVMSILADPRGWIGDGQHGFQRVDTGKPDLRIRLTSQLTTRDVCGFSIPHEGSCATTEVVTINVARWVRGAVSFQGVLVEYKQYVINHEVGHGLGYNHKPCQETGALAPVMMQQSWGVSNDYLAALGTDRVVADGKVCKPNAWPYPTGNR; this comes from the coding sequence GTGGCGCTTCTCAGTCACGAACTCCCCCCCGCGCCGAACCCCGACCCGGCGCTGTTCCACGCGGCCACCGCATCGGCCGAACTGCCGCCCGGCGGGGAGTTCACCGCTCAGGGGAACAAGCAGTGGGCGGTGGTTCCCGGCACTGCCCCCGCTATCGGTGGAGCGAACCTGATCACCTACACGATCGAAGTCGAAGAGGGCGTGCAGGTGACTGGTGGCCTGGAGGGGTTCGCCACCGACGTCATGAGCATCCTCGCCGATCCACGGGGGTGGATCGGCGACGGACAGCACGGGTTCCAGCGCGTGGACACCGGCAAACCGGACCTGCGCATCAGGCTCACGTCGCAGCTGACGACGCGTGACGTCTGCGGCTTCTCGATCCCGCACGAGGGGTCGTGCGCCACCACCGAGGTCGTGACCATCAACGTCGCGCGCTGGGTGCGCGGAGCCGTGTCGTTCCAGGGCGTGCTGGTCGAGTACAAGCAGTACGTGATCAACCACGAGGTCGGTCACGGCCTCGGCTACAACCACAAACCGTGCCAGGAGACCGGTGCGCTGGCGCCGGTCATGATGCAGCAGTCCTGGGGCGTCTCCAACGACTACCTTGCCGCTCTCGGCACCGACCGCGTGGTCGCGGACGGCAAGGTGTGCAAGCCGAACGCGTGGCCGTACCCGACGGGGAACCGCTGA
- a CDS encoding DUF2326 domain-containing protein, with translation MIHEVTSSLPKFKGLRFKPGLNIVLADRTDKSEQTDTRNGSGKSSLVEILHHLLGGKAEPKSVFRMPPLDEHWFEMTFDLAGQRIRVRRDGATPGKVTVATLTTDSEYEETISNEQWKRRLATRVFGLSEEGDWAPSFRSCISYFLRRQSAGGFQTPTKHFSQQMTWDVQVNLSFLLGLDVELPRAWQRLRERERQMDTLRKAAQGGALGEFVGNSGELASELAGAEDELNTLAAAIADFTVIPAYTTVEVEVTRLGQQIRALNNQMVSDREYLAQLESSFDEVEGARPTGLAELYAAAEVQLPEVALAAYDEVQAFHDSVIANRRQYLAAEIRRITNELATNTAERDRLAEQRSDGLRLLASGGAAETLFELQRDVARRQVRVEQLRQRYENAVALESQQGELRLERQRLAAALTRDLAERQQVLSPVFVTFERLSQRLYADQHHGRLIINATDNGPEITATIPGGRSKGITNMQVYCFDMDLVTLWARRGRGPGFLVHDSHLFDGVDERQRATALQLGAELADAEEFQYIVTLNSDETPAELPNGRPIDDFVLPQRLTDYGEDGGLFGLKF, from the coding sequence GTGATCCACGAAGTCACCAGCAGCCTGCCCAAGTTCAAAGGGCTGCGGTTCAAGCCCGGTTTGAACATCGTGTTGGCCGATCGCACCGACAAGTCCGAGCAGACCGACACCCGCAACGGCAGCGGCAAGAGCAGCCTGGTGGAAATCCTGCACCACCTGCTCGGCGGCAAGGCCGAGCCCAAGAGCGTGTTCCGGATGCCGCCCCTGGACGAGCACTGGTTCGAGATGACCTTCGACCTGGCGGGTCAGCGCATCCGGGTCCGACGGGACGGCGCGACTCCCGGCAAGGTCACCGTCGCGACCCTCACCACCGACAGCGAGTACGAGGAGACCATCAGCAACGAGCAGTGGAAGCGCAGGCTCGCCACGCGGGTCTTCGGCCTGTCCGAGGAAGGCGACTGGGCGCCCTCGTTCCGCTCGTGCATCAGCTACTTCCTGAGACGGCAGTCCGCCGGCGGGTTCCAGACCCCGACGAAGCACTTCAGCCAGCAGATGACCTGGGATGTCCAGGTCAACCTGTCGTTCCTGCTGGGGCTCGACGTCGAACTACCCCGCGCGTGGCAACGACTGCGGGAACGCGAGCGGCAGATGGACACCCTTCGCAAGGCCGCCCAGGGCGGCGCGCTGGGTGAGTTCGTCGGGAACTCCGGCGAACTGGCCAGCGAACTCGCCGGAGCCGAGGACGAGCTGAACACACTCGCCGCGGCCATCGCCGACTTCACCGTCATCCCGGCCTACACCACCGTCGAGGTCGAGGTCACGCGCCTCGGACAGCAGATCCGCGCGCTCAACAACCAGATGGTCTCCGACCGCGAGTACCTGGCGCAGTTGGAAAGCTCGTTCGACGAGGTCGAGGGAGCACGGCCCACCGGGCTCGCCGAGCTGTACGCCGCGGCCGAGGTCCAGCTGCCCGAGGTCGCGCTGGCCGCGTACGACGAGGTGCAGGCGTTCCACGACTCCGTCATCGCCAACCGGCGGCAGTACCTCGCCGCCGAGATCCGACGGATCACCAACGAGCTGGCGACGAACACCGCCGAACGGGACCGGCTCGCGGAGCAGCGGTCGGATGGACTCAGGTTGCTCGCCAGTGGTGGTGCCGCCGAGACGCTGTTCGAGCTCCAGCGGGATGTGGCCAGGCGTCAGGTCCGGGTCGAGCAGCTGCGGCAACGCTACGAGAACGCGGTCGCACTGGAATCCCAGCAGGGTGAACTGCGGCTGGAGCGCCAACGGCTCGCGGCCGCGCTGACCCGGGACCTCGCTGAGCGCCAGCAGGTGCTCAGCCCGGTGTTCGTCACCTTCGAGCGACTGTCCCAGCGCCTCTACGCCGATCAGCACCACGGACGACTGATCATCAACGCCACCGACAACGGCCCCGAGATCACTGCCACCATCCCCGGGGGCCGCAGCAAGGGCATCACCAACATGCAGGTCTACTGCTTCGACATGGACCTGGTGACGTTGTGGGCACGGCGCGGGCGGGGGCCTGGCTTCCTGGTGCACGACAGCCACCTCTTCGACGGGGTCGACGAACGTCAGCGCGCCACGGCCCTGCAACTGGGCGCTGAGCTCGCCGACGCCGAGGAGTTCCAGTACATCGTCACGCTCAACAGCGACGAAACCCCGGCGGAGCTGCCCAACGGCCGTCCCATCGACGACTTCGTCCTCCCGCAACGCCTCACGGACTACGGTGAAGACGGCGGGCTCTTCGGACTGAAGTTCTGA
- a CDS encoding ABC-three component system middle component 6, translated as MITPTKGVRPERSLLYIGGQILSDLDRPTTVSGAWEALARRRRLHGQEATVTFDWFVLALDLLRALGTIRLQDGLIVKVGKS; from the coding sequence GTGATCACCCCGACCAAGGGCGTGCGGCCGGAACGCTCCCTGCTCTACATCGGTGGGCAGATCCTGAGCGACCTGGACCGCCCGACCACCGTCAGCGGAGCCTGGGAGGCCCTCGCCCGACGACGTCGGCTGCACGGGCAGGAAGCGACGGTGACCTTCGACTGGTTCGTCCTCGCTTTGGACCTGCTGCGCGCTCTGGGAACCATCCGGTTGCAGGACGGCTTGATCGTGAAGGTGGGCAAGTCGTGA
- a CDS encoding ABC-three component system protein, which produces MKDRLAYWWFRYGAELALHAKKATAFQDHFNDVMEAVYGSDFVRVRPAGKDGDRKCDGYQQSTDTVFQVYAPSRIDLAKWVSKIKEDFAGAKDQWPSMKSWIFVHNQHDGLPPDTLQALLKIKEDNPSLVIDQWPPSHLLGLTADLSEEQLIRVFGHPPREHEMRALDRGDIADAVAGLALHSGSWTPGAVDLPVVDPGKLDYNELSEYPRRMITAGIAQARMVEGYFDHNPDPTLRDRVGMLMRVEWLKLQKQGTAGDEAFGLLYDRVAAHTQGSREATASLALLAFLFESCDIFENPPADWSGTAA; this is translated from the coding sequence GTGAAGGACCGACTCGCCTACTGGTGGTTCCGGTACGGTGCCGAACTGGCCCTGCACGCGAAGAAGGCCACCGCCTTCCAGGATCACTTCAACGATGTGATGGAAGCCGTGTACGGCAGCGACTTCGTCCGCGTCCGCCCTGCCGGCAAGGATGGCGACCGCAAGTGCGACGGGTACCAGCAGTCGACCGACACGGTCTTCCAGGTCTACGCCCCGTCGCGGATCGACCTCGCGAAGTGGGTCAGCAAGATCAAGGAGGACTTCGCCGGCGCGAAGGACCAGTGGCCCTCGATGAAGTCCTGGATCTTCGTGCACAACCAGCACGACGGCCTCCCGCCGGACACGCTGCAGGCACTGCTCAAGATCAAGGAAGACAACCCCTCCTTGGTCATTGACCAGTGGCCGCCCAGCCACCTGCTGGGACTGACGGCCGACCTGTCGGAAGAGCAGCTCATCAGGGTGTTCGGACACCCGCCGCGTGAGCACGAGATGCGCGCTCTCGACCGCGGCGACATCGCCGATGCCGTCGCCGGCCTCGCGCTCCACAGCGGCTCCTGGACACCCGGTGCCGTCGACCTGCCGGTAGTGGACCCGGGCAAGCTCGACTACAACGAGCTGTCCGAATACCCACGGCGGATGATCACCGCCGGCATCGCCCAAGCCCGCATGGTCGAGGGCTACTTCGACCACAATCCGGACCCGACGTTGCGCGACCGCGTCGGCATGTTGATGAGAGTGGAGTGGCTCAAGCTTCAGAAACAGGGCACGGCGGGTGACGAGGCGTTCGGGCTGCTCTACGACCGCGTCGCGGCCCACACCCAGGGCTCACGGGAGGCGACCGCCTCACTTGCGTTGCTGGCGTTCCTGTTCGAGTCCTGCGATATCTTCGAAAACCCGCCCGCGGACTGGTCGGGGACGGCGGCGTGA
- a CDS encoding ATP-binding protein, which yields MEPVVNREKLLELLALEVEYSTLDFKSRLDLGDKRDVVELAKDIGAMSMRGGYLVIGVDGHGKPTGELTAEQAARFDEAQLRPKLLKWLPDELKIASQVHELDGRQVVLLQVSPHPAGCAFFRADGQYDGGGKTSKVVFREGEVFFRDGTQSVRLDQRGLEQVIRQRVERERGEWENQHAQSYRRLADELRTGAAGQRVARGPAVEFNLALEPEVLIEAAIELLRADDDIPLRRLLGRAVPESRTRFTAEDQEGLSGILNRLAGLAVTFLELDRSEWAARVVDTLVSIYELGFENVPPIYNDPPPRSAALWLAIVERVVALGAFAVRIENWEAVRYIASRRPEGMDKVYKTWLRHASTMAARAELYPPREVDAVGILLSLAREVVRQVGPLRPDAGPDDDKILTSLARFDFLAALVSLADSGNGLYPHFARFDGARVEPVVQRLLQDSGMRTTIYPGDDRHLAAALREINSSAQQVAFLHGGWDGYPAEVNAFIARHGDDER from the coding sequence GTGGAACCCGTTGTCAACCGGGAGAAGTTGCTGGAGCTGCTTGCGTTGGAGGTGGAGTACTCCACCCTGGACTTCAAGTCTCGTTTGGATCTCGGCGACAAGCGCGATGTGGTGGAGTTGGCTAAAGACATCGGGGCGATGTCGATGCGCGGCGGCTACCTCGTGATCGGAGTGGATGGTCACGGGAAGCCGACCGGTGAGCTGACCGCAGAGCAAGCGGCCCGCTTCGACGAGGCGCAGTTGCGTCCAAAGCTGCTCAAGTGGCTGCCGGACGAACTGAAGATCGCCTCCCAGGTGCACGAACTGGACGGCCGTCAAGTCGTCCTGCTGCAGGTCTCACCGCACCCCGCGGGCTGTGCCTTCTTCCGCGCCGACGGTCAGTACGACGGCGGTGGGAAGACGTCGAAGGTCGTGTTCCGCGAAGGCGAGGTGTTCTTTCGCGACGGGACGCAGAGCGTCAGGCTCGACCAGCGCGGACTGGAGCAGGTCATCCGCCAGCGGGTCGAGCGCGAACGCGGCGAGTGGGAGAACCAACACGCGCAGAGCTACCGGCGGCTCGCCGATGAACTGCGGACGGGCGCGGCCGGACAGCGCGTGGCGCGGGGTCCGGCGGTCGAGTTCAACCTCGCTTTGGAGCCCGAGGTGTTGATCGAGGCCGCGATAGAGTTGCTGCGCGCAGACGACGACATCCCGTTGCGACGCCTGCTGGGCCGTGCTGTGCCGGAGAGCCGGACGCGCTTCACCGCTGAGGATCAGGAGGGACTCTCCGGTATCCTTAACCGGCTCGCTGGCCTGGCCGTGACGTTCCTGGAGCTGGACCGGTCCGAATGGGCAGCACGGGTCGTGGACACCCTGGTGTCGATCTACGAACTGGGGTTCGAGAACGTCCCTCCCATCTATAACGACCCTCCGCCGCGATCAGCGGCGTTGTGGCTCGCGATCGTCGAGCGTGTGGTGGCGCTCGGCGCCTTCGCCGTGCGGATTGAGAACTGGGAGGCGGTCCGGTACATCGCGTCGCGGCGGCCCGAGGGCATGGACAAGGTCTACAAGACCTGGCTCAGGCACGCGTCCACGATGGCGGCCCGAGCTGAGCTGTACCCGCCCCGAGAGGTTGATGCGGTGGGTATCTTGCTGAGCCTCGCCCGCGAGGTGGTGCGTCAGGTGGGCCCACTACGTCCGGACGCCGGCCCCGATGACGACAAGATCCTCACCAGCCTCGCCCGCTTCGACTTCCTGGCGGCACTCGTCAGCCTGGCTGACAGCGGCAACGGTCTGTACCCGCATTTCGCCCGGTTCGACGGCGCACGGGTCGAGCCCGTCGTCCAGCGACTGCTTCAGGACTCCGGGATGCGAACGACGATCTACCCGGGCGACGACCGGCACCTGGCCGCCGCACTGCGCGAGATCAACAGTTCTGCGCAGCAGGTGGCCTTCCTGCACGGTGGCTGGGACGGGTACCCGGCGGAGGTGAACGCCTTCATCGCCCGGCACGGCGATGACGAACGTTGA
- a CDS encoding DUF6153 family protein → MLRRFRTRTSQWALVWAVAFAVVGMHHLGTQEPAVHATTASAAAAVVDCCDHASEEHIPAPTGQHDMLHLCLAILCAALGLTLAMAALRGRTVTEHLSSLSMRAARPRSPPPRPGGAPARLAELCVLRL, encoded by the coding sequence GTGCTCCGCCGCTTCCGCACCCGGACCTCGCAATGGGCACTGGTGTGGGCTGTCGCGTTCGCCGTGGTCGGCATGCACCACCTCGGCACGCAGGAGCCGGCCGTCCACGCGACGACCGCTTCGGCAGCCGCGGCGGTGGTCGACTGCTGCGACCATGCGTCCGAAGAGCACATTCCGGCACCGACCGGGCAGCACGACATGCTGCACTTGTGCCTGGCGATCCTGTGCGCGGCACTCGGCTTGACACTCGCCATGGCAGCCCTGCGGGGCCGGACCGTCACGGAGCACCTCAGTTCGCTGTCGATGCGAGCGGCACGACCGCGATCCCCTCCTCCTAGACCGGGCGGCGCACCAGCGCGACTGGCCGAACTCTGCGTCCTGCGGCTGTGA
- a CDS encoding DUF305 domain-containing protein, producing the protein MTRKNLVGTALAVLTTGLVLAGCGNSGSGGHDMGSMTGTTSSTSPTSAAAAPSGEHNDADIAFAQGMIPHHQGAIEMAKLAEGGTSNTKVLDLASRIEKAQDPEIKTMTEWLNAWGAEVHTTGMPGMDHGSDMAGMSDAEMDLLEQAKDADFDRMFLDMMIKHHQGAIDMSKLELQQGNNPDAKKLAQQIIDSQQTEITEMQGLLAAG; encoded by the coding sequence ATGACCAGGAAGAACCTGGTCGGGACGGCGCTTGCCGTCCTGACCACCGGACTCGTGCTCGCCGGGTGCGGCAACTCCGGCTCCGGCGGCCACGACATGGGCAGCATGACTGGAACCACCAGTTCCACAAGCCCCACCAGTGCTGCCGCCGCGCCGTCGGGCGAGCACAACGACGCCGACATCGCGTTCGCGCAGGGCATGATCCCCCATCACCAGGGCGCGATCGAGATGGCCAAGCTCGCCGAGGGCGGGACGTCCAACACCAAGGTGCTCGACCTCGCGTCACGCATCGAGAAGGCCCAGGATCCCGAGATCAAGACCATGACCGAGTGGCTGAACGCCTGGGGCGCCGAGGTGCACACCACGGGCATGCCGGGCATGGATCACGGCTCGGACATGGCCGGCATGAGCGACGCCGAGATGGACCTGCTGGAGCAGGCCAAGGACGCCGACTTCGACAGGATGTTCCTGGACATGATGATCAAGCACCACCAGGGCGCGATCGACATGTCCAAGCTGGAACTCCAGCAGGGCAACAACCCCGACGCCAAGAAGCTCGCGCAGCAGATCATCGACTCGCAGCAGACCGAGATCACCGAGATGCAGGGACTGCTCGCGGCCGGCTGA
- a CDS encoding TetR/AcrR family transcriptional regulator yields MPRLWNETIDAHRQAVHEAILNATAELVRVHGLLSVTMSKIAETTGIGRATLYKYFPDVEAILHTWHQRQVESHLQQLADIRDRVADPRERLDAVLHAYARISQERSSHDRPGHQLAAILHQGPQLAQAQQQVQDLIKDLLIEVAASGDLRDDVAPDELAAFCVHALSAAASLRSEAAVRRLVTVTITGLRPSS; encoded by the coding sequence GTGCCCCGGCTGTGGAACGAGACGATCGACGCGCACCGCCAAGCGGTGCACGAGGCGATCCTCAATGCCACCGCAGAACTGGTCCGCGTGCACGGTCTGCTGTCGGTGACCATGTCGAAGATCGCCGAGACCACCGGTATCGGGAGGGCTACCCTCTACAAGTACTTCCCCGACGTCGAAGCGATCCTGCACACCTGGCACCAACGGCAGGTCGAGAGCCACCTCCAGCAGCTCGCCGACATCCGAGATCGGGTAGCCGACCCCCGCGAGCGGCTCGATGCCGTTCTGCACGCCTACGCGCGCATCTCACAGGAACGCTCGTCCCACGACCGTCCCGGCCACCAACTCGCCGCGATCCTGCACCAGGGCCCACAACTCGCCCAAGCGCAGCAGCAGGTCCAAGACCTGATCAAGGACTTGCTGATCGAAGTCGCGGCGAGCGGTGACCTCCGGGACGACGTCGCACCCGACGAACTCGCCGCCTTCTGCGTGCACGCCCTCTCGGCAGCCGCGAGCCTCCGATCCGAGGCCGCTGTCCGCAGGCTCGTCACCGTCACGATCACAGGTCTGCGACCGTCATCCTGA
- a CDS encoding DUF2269 domain-containing protein — translation MRKFVLLTHITTSVGWLGAVFAYLALDITATTGQDVETVRAAYVAMAIMVSYVIVPLAMASAVIGVVNALGTPWGLLRHYWILVKLLLTVFAATVLLIETSTVHHLADTATSGIDPRELPGTLLHSIGGSVVLLLIMVLSVYKPRGVTRHGWRRQQEQRRQQGKQQPTPA, via the coding sequence ATGCGCAAGTTCGTGCTGCTCACCCACATCACGACCTCGGTGGGGTGGTTGGGCGCGGTCTTCGCCTACCTCGCGCTGGACATCACCGCCACCACCGGCCAGGACGTGGAGACGGTCCGCGCCGCCTACGTCGCGATGGCGATCATGGTCTCCTACGTCATCGTTCCGCTTGCGATGGCATCAGCAGTCATCGGCGTCGTCAATGCGCTGGGCACCCCGTGGGGCCTGCTCCGGCACTATTGGATCTTGGTGAAGCTACTGCTCACGGTCTTCGCCGCGACCGTGCTCCTGATCGAGACTTCGACGGTGCACCACCTGGCCGACACGGCGACCTCGGGCATCGACCCCCGTGAGCTGCCCGGCACGCTGCTGCACTCAATCGGCGGCTCGGTGGTGCTGCTGCTCATCATGGTGCTGTCGGTGTACAAGCCACGCGGCGTGACGCGCCACGGGTGGCGTCGACAGCAGGAACAGCGGCGTCAGCAGGGCAAGCAGCAGCCGACACCGGCGTGA
- a CDS encoding (2Fe-2S) ferredoxin domain-containing protein, with product MKKHPDVDHMTQLRKFREAVGPQAVTVANCLSFCEFSNVVVVRPARGTGARPVWLGGVLTNEAVDHILDWVAAGGPGRAEMPAGLTDHLLDRPADDSAAS from the coding sequence GTGAAGAAGCACCCGGACGTCGACCACATGACGCAACTGCGCAAGTTCCGGGAGGCCGTGGGACCGCAGGCGGTCACCGTGGCCAACTGCCTGAGTTTCTGCGAGTTCTCCAACGTCGTCGTGGTCAGGCCGGCACGGGGCACCGGCGCGAGGCCGGTGTGGTTGGGTGGCGTGCTCACCAATGAGGCGGTGGACCACATCCTCGACTGGGTCGCCGCGGGCGGACCGGGTCGTGCCGAGATGCCGGCGGGCTTGACCGACCACCTGCTCGACCGACCGGCTGACGACAGCGCCGCGAGCTGA
- a CDS encoding MFS transporter has translation MNPDPRRWWALVVLAAAQFMVIMDTSIIAVALPDMQRELGFTPGGLQWVFNAYAVALGGLLLLGGRLSDLWGARRVFAIGWITLIVGSVVAAAATGAGVEVLGRAVQGVGAALIAPAAMTLLMVLFAGQPNELPKAMAFYGAAAPAGGTAGVFLSGVITEWLSWPWVFIIYIPIGVLTLALTPKLLPVVPGRSGGLDVGGAIAVTGGLALVVYAIVQAPERGWASTATLVQLGAAAVLLVGFLLLQRAVRNPLMPLKVWRTPDLAAANVAMALLGAAWIPMWYFLNLYVQQVLGFDSFASGAALLPMTVLMTVLMTTASGRLIGRFGTKPLIVTGLAVLAAGLGLLATADPGGSFVVDVLPGSLISAVGMALVFIPATMAAIGGVAPDQGGLASGIINTTYQIGSALGLAAMTAVATSQGADRLGDAVALTDGYSAAFTGAALVALVAALLAAFTLRGRVAEPAEQVAAKV, from the coding sequence ATGAATCCCGATCCCCGGCGCTGGTGGGCACTCGTCGTGCTCGCGGCAGCGCAGTTCATGGTCATCATGGACACCTCGATCATCGCCGTGGCGCTGCCGGACATGCAGCGCGAACTCGGTTTCACACCGGGTGGCCTCCAGTGGGTGTTCAACGCCTACGCGGTTGCGCTCGGCGGTCTGCTGCTGCTCGGCGGCAGGCTCTCCGACCTCTGGGGTGCCCGTCGGGTGTTCGCCATCGGTTGGATCACCCTCATCGTCGGCTCGGTGGTCGCCGCCGCGGCGACCGGCGCGGGCGTCGAAGTGCTCGGACGTGCGGTGCAGGGTGTCGGCGCGGCATTGATCGCACCGGCCGCGATGACGCTGCTGATGGTGCTGTTCGCCGGTCAGCCGAACGAGCTGCCCAAGGCGATGGCCTTCTACGGCGCGGCGGCACCGGCGGGCGGCACGGCGGGCGTGTTCCTCAGTGGCGTGATCACCGAGTGGCTGAGCTGGCCGTGGGTGTTCATCATCTACATCCCGATCGGTGTGCTGACCCTCGCGCTCACCCCCAAACTGCTTCCCGTCGTCCCCGGACGCAGCGGCGGCCTGGACGTCGGCGGGGCGATCGCGGTGACCGGCGGGCTCGCCCTGGTCGTCTACGCCATCGTGCAGGCTCCAGAACGTGGCTGGGCGTCGACCGCGACGCTCGTGCAGCTCGGCGCAGCGGCGGTGCTGCTGGTCGGTTTCCTGTTGCTGCAGCGTGCGGTCAGGAACCCGTTGATGCCGCTGAAGGTGTGGCGCACGCCCGACTTGGCGGCGGCGAACGTCGCGATGGCGTTGCTGGGCGCGGCGTGGATCCCGATGTGGTACTTCCTCAACCTCTACGTCCAGCAGGTGCTCGGGTTCGACTCGTTCGCCAGCGGCGCGGCGCTGCTGCCGATGACGGTGCTGATGACCGTTCTCATGACCACCGCCAGTGGACGCCTGATCGGACGGTTCGGCACCAAGCCGCTGATCGTCACCGGCCTTGCCGTGCTCGCCGCCGGCCTGGGCCTGCTGGCCACCGCCGATCCGGGCGGCAGCTTCGTCGTCGACGTGCTGCCCGGCTCGCTGATCTCGGCGGTCGGCATGGCGCTGGTCTTCATCCCGGCGACGATGGCCGCCATCGGTGGAGTCGCGCCCGACCAGGGCGGATTGGCCTCGGGCATCATCAACACCACCTACCAGATCGGCTCGGCGCTCGGCTTGGCCGCGATGACGGCGGTGGCGACGTCACAGGGCGCCGACCGGCTGGGTGACGCGGTCGCGTTGACCGACGGCTACTCGGCCGCCTTCACCGGCGCGGCGCTGGTCGCGCTGGTGGCCGCGCTGCTGGCGGCCTTCACCCTGCGCGGCCGGGTCGCCGAACCCGCCGAGCAGGTGGCGGCCAAGGTCTAG
- a CDS encoding BlaI/MecI/CopY family transcriptional regulator: protein MHGLGELEAAVMDVLWRAPEPVKVRDVLDRLDTGKQLAYTTVLTVLDNLHRKGWVQRELVGKAYHYEATTSRAEAAANAVRELVNASGDPDGVLLHFARSASEHETELLRKALPKRSRKT, encoded by the coding sequence ATGCACGGACTCGGCGAGCTGGAAGCAGCGGTGATGGATGTGCTGTGGCGCGCGCCGGAGCCGGTGAAGGTGCGCGATGTCCTCGACCGGCTCGACACTGGCAAGCAACTCGCGTACACCACGGTCCTGACCGTACTGGACAACCTCCACCGCAAGGGCTGGGTCCAGCGCGAACTGGTGGGCAAGGCCTACCACTACGAAGCGACGACGAGCCGCGCCGAAGCCGCGGCCAACGCGGTGCGCGAACTGGTGAACGCCTCCGGCGACCCGGACGGCGTGCTGCTGCACTTCGCGCGCTCCGCGTCGGAGCACGAGACAGAACTGTTGCGCAAAGCGCTGCCGAAGAGATCGCGCAAGACATGA